The genomic region ACCCGTTGATTGATCATCGCCGGAGCCGATAAGCAGAACTTTTAGATCGATTCGCTCAATAATTTCCCGCGCCAACCTTGCATAATTTTCACTCCCCCATCGCCGTGATTCAGCTACAGACCTAAACGCTATCACCGCAAATTCATCGGCGTCAGCGATTGAGAATCGTGACAGAAGTGTATTGGCGGCGTCAGTGTCCTTCTCGTTGAGAAGAAACTTAGGGGATATGTATTCAATGTCCATCCCAGCTCCTCTGCGCAATAGATCGAAATAGACTTTCGAACGATGTTCAGAGTTGAGCGGCGACGGGGCCGCCAGAGGTCGGGTAAGCAGAAGTCGGCGCCCATCGGAAATATAGCCAATGCGCTCTTTCACTTGACCGAGACTAAATCCCGCCGCGGAGCCAAACGATGGCGGCAGGATATAGCCGACATCAAACCGCTCAGGTGTGAGCAGGTCGCGTATCCGCATTACTCCCACCAGACCATGAGCCTGTTCTTTGGGAATGGTCATGATTCTATCGACAGCCGGATTTGAGATGAAGAGATCAGCAAGATTTTCCGGAGCGAGTACTGTGACTTTTGAGTTCGGGTATGCCTCGCGGGTGTCGTTAATCATCGGCAACGCCATCAGGCAGTCCCCGAGATGATTCGGAACTCGGATTATAATTTTTGTGGCCATCGTGCTACGACGAAAACTTGCTCTCGAGGTCAATTCGGTTGATCAGATAGGTTTTCAGTTCGTCGAGATATTTGTCGCGGGC from Candidatus Zixiibacteriota bacterium harbors:
- the waaF gene encoding lipopolysaccharide heptosyltransferase II; protein product: MATKIIIRVPNHLGDCLMALPMINDTREAYPNSKVTVLAPENLADLFISNPAVDRIMTIPKEQAHGLVGVMRIRDLLTPERFDVGYILPPSFGSAAGFSLGQVKERIGYISDGRRLLLTRPLAAPSPLNSEHRSKVYFDLLRRGAGMDIEYISPKFLLNEKDTDAANTLLSRFSIADADEFAVIAFRSVAESRRWGSENYARLAREIIERIDLKVLLIGSGDDQSTGDQIASDSQGRIVNLSGKTSLRELAGILSRGKVFIGNDSGPAHLAAAVGTPLVVLSGADDPMETTPLSDHKRMIRLSELPCISCVKNVCPLKGEDFMRCMRGISVSAVMDEVTHLLTAVVR